The sequence below is a genomic window from Nitrospira sp..
AACATCATCTCAGCTTGTGGGAACCGAGCCAGATAGTCCTCCTTGATGCTGCCGTACGATGGCGCCTCCGGCGAAAGTATCGCTGCCTCACCCTGAAGATTCATGCGTCTCAACGCGAGCGGGTTTTTCTCTGGTCCGTCCGGTTCGGCGATGAACAGCGATACACGGGGGTCTGTCATCAAATGTTGAGTATGCAATGCCAGTCGACTGAGATGCAGATAGGCTCGCGTCCAATCTGATCCGAATATATAAGGCACGTGTGAGCCAAACGGCCGACCATTTCGTAGCGTCAGAAGCACGGCTGTGCGCACGTCTTCCGTGAGGGCCGACCATGCGTCCTGGACGTTCTCACTGGTCAATGCGGTTGCCATGGGCGAAGCCTCTTATCGAGTTTGCCAGACACACGAGAATCAATGCTTGGCAACACCATA
It includes:
- a CDS encoding pyridoxamine 5'-phosphate oxidase family protein produces the protein MATALTSENVQDAWSALTEDVRTAVLLTLRNGRPFGSHVPYIFGSDWTRAYLHLSRLALHTQHLMTDPRVSLFIAEPDGPEKNPLALRRMNLQGEAAILSPEAPSYGSIKEDYLARFPQAEMMFGFGDFALWELRLKDAHFVLGFGQAFVSAATNPARWVHQKVERVSPS